A stretch of the Vibrio sp. SS-MA-C1-2 genome encodes the following:
- a CDS encoding 4Fe-4S binding protein, giving the protein MSFIESFTLMLALIYSAMLLYTSGKKFGAIFVFLMVLVAITTAFYWPLLLALIGAVIVMTAIYYCKKELIEAQQRPNFLRNLCQHSMALSFFFVALQYSIHTAMLAMNISPDFLRPDVVDAFLPIAAAIELKAIVTLGYWDPVHPAGAVMLLTVMVTGVLCKRAFCGWICPIGLFGEYIYNLRTKYFKSVIKIPRWLDWPLRSLKYLLLAFFTFISVGMPINNIPYYLKGNYHKIADIKTAWVFVDPGLITLSVLAIILGLALLQKRAFCRYFCPYGALLGLISLISPLKIRRNKTHCLNEHGDLSCNKCTRACPSHIIIHTKDQIRTDECQACMSCITACPKKEALGFKTRNGWQVSSKSLMVIVLIIMFGIPLIAYTAGFWHSQTSNEVRMQLLQVMNYISY; this is encoded by the coding sequence TTGTCTTTTATTGAATCATTTACATTAATGTTAGCGCTTATTTATAGCGCAATGCTTTTATATACAAGCGGTAAAAAGTTCGGGGCAATATTTGTCTTTTTGATGGTATTAGTCGCAATAACGACGGCGTTTTATTGGCCTCTATTATTAGCTTTAATAGGCGCTGTTATTGTTATGACCGCGATTTATTATTGTAAGAAAGAGTTGATTGAAGCACAACAAAGACCTAACTTTTTACGCAATCTATGCCAACATTCGATGGCACTCTCTTTTTTCTTTGTTGCATTACAATATAGTATTCATACTGCGATGTTAGCGATGAATATTAGCCCTGATTTTTTACGTCCAGATGTCGTTGATGCGTTTTTACCAATAGCTGCAGCGATAGAGCTTAAAGCCATTGTGACGCTAGGGTATTGGGATCCTGTCCATCCCGCAGGGGCAGTGATGTTACTCACTGTGATGGTGACGGGTGTACTTTGTAAGCGAGCCTTTTGTGGTTGGATCTGTCCAATTGGATTGTTTGGAGAGTATATTTATAACCTTAGAACAAAATACTTTAAAAGCGTCATCAAGATACCTCGCTGGTTGGATTGGCCACTGCGCTCATTAAAATATCTGTTATTAGCTTTTTTTACTTTTATTTCAGTGGGCATGCCAATAAATAATATTCCTTACTATTTAAAAGGCAATTATCACAAAATTGCCGATATTAAAACCGCATGGGTGTTTGTTGATCCCGGGTTAATAACGCTATCTGTATTAGCGATAATTTTAGGGTTAGCGTTATTACAAAAGCGGGCATTTTGCCGTTATTTTTGTCCTTATGGTGCTTTGTTAGGTCTGATTAGCTTGATTAGCCCATTAAAAATTAGACGAAATAAAACTCATTGCTTAAATGAACATGGTGATTTGAGTTGCAATAAATGTACAAGAGCTTGTCCATCTCATATTATTATTCATACTAAAGATCAAATCCGTACCGATGAATGTCAAGCGTGTATGAGTTGTATTACTGCTTGCCCTAAAAAAGAAGCTCTTGGATTTAAAACCAGAAATGGTTGGCAGGTATCAAGTAAATCGTTAATGGTTATCGTTTTGATTATTATGTTTGGTATTCCACTTATTGCTTATACAGCAGGATTTTGGCATAGCCAGACCAGCAATGAGGTTCGAATGCAGTTACTTCAAGTGATGAACTACATTAGCTATTAA
- a CDS encoding acyl-CoA thioesterase, which translates to MQYLGRRLIKSEDLNSAGCLFGGTLMRWLDEEAYIYARCQLQQDNIVTKLISEISFETASVLGDIIEFGMETTAVGNSSITFSANVRNKATKKTVLNVDKIVMVNVNNDGKPTSHGWDFETLKKSKS; encoded by the coding sequence ATGCAATATTTAGGAAGAAGATTAATCAAGTCTGAAGATTTAAACTCCGCAGGTTGTCTGTTTGGTGGCACATTGATGCGCTGGTTAGATGAAGAGGCTTATATTTATGCTCGTTGTCAACTTCAACAAGATAATATTGTTACTAAACTAATTTCTGAAATTAGTTTTGAAACGGCAAGCGTACTCGGTGATATCATTGAATTTGGAATGGAAACCACTGCGGTAGGTAACAGTTCTATCACTTTTTCTGCCAATGTTCGCAATAAAGCAACCAAGAAAACGGTATTAAATGTTGATAAAATCGTCATGGTTAATGTGAACAATGACGGTAAACCAACCTCTCATGGGTGGGATTTTGAAACGTTGAAAAAATCTAAAAGTTAG
- a CDS encoding patatin-like phospholipase family protein → MKKLLVLMSVFLIGCSSHQLKHPQVNEENYQIVSIDKREQHYDLYNEPYRFWGDMRPVHLNDENLALFRQSNKAGTFKVFGENLNILVLSGGGERGAYGIGILNGLYDTGELPEFSIITGVSAGALIAPFAYIGDKESLLRVKTVILSLNDKEDFNKRSIFWPIRNNAMTVGDKFFSRIESIYDKVLIEKLAVEYNKGRRLLIGTTHFESGRQMVWNLGRIAASDLPNKEHLIHQVLAASASIPGVFPPQLITVYDKQGNPFQEMHFDGGLAAQLFFNPFGLNQEKISKMFGLDTTPNMYIVRNGYLQAEFKQVKPDILPIAARSLDSLIYAQTKGDLYHELYISACNHIYSHLTYIGNDFTVEADQNMFFDPVYMEKLYDYGYQRVLDNNVWTRQFDGTKAGSCESLHQPTEFIDRVNTQAN, encoded by the coding sequence ATGAAAAAATTATTGGTATTAATGAGTGTTTTTCTAATTGGCTGCTCCTCTCATCAACTTAAACACCCACAAGTTAATGAAGAGAATTATCAAATTGTCTCTATTGATAAAAGAGAACAACATTATGATCTCTATAACGAACCTTATCGCTTTTGGGGTGATATGAGACCTGTTCATTTGAATGATGAGAACCTTGCGCTATTTAGACAGAGTAATAAAGCAGGTACCTTTAAAGTTTTTGGTGAGAATTTGAATATACTGGTTCTTTCTGGAGGGGGAGAACGAGGTGCATACGGTATAGGTATTTTAAACGGCCTTTATGATACGGGTGAGTTGCCTGAGTTTTCAATTATTACAGGTGTAAGTGCAGGGGCGTTAATTGCACCTTTTGCTTACATTGGTGATAAAGAGTCTTTGTTAAGAGTGAAAACGGTGATTTTATCTCTTAATGATAAAGAAGATTTTAACAAACGATCAATTTTCTGGCCGATTAGAAATAATGCGATGACAGTAGGAGATAAATTTTTTTCCAGAATAGAGTCTATTTATGACAAAGTGTTAATAGAGAAATTGGCAGTTGAATATAATAAAGGGCGTCGACTTCTTATCGGTACTACGCACTTTGAATCTGGTCGACAAATGGTGTGGAATTTAGGACGAATTGCAGCCAGTGACCTTCCCAATAAAGAACATTTAATTCATCAAGTGCTCGCGGCAAGTGCATCCATTCCTGGAGTCTTTCCTCCTCAATTAATTACGGTTTATGATAAACAAGGAAACCCATTTCAAGAGATGCATTTTGATGGTGGATTAGCCGCACAACTTTTCTTTAATCCCTTTGGTTTAAATCAAGAGAAAATATCAAAAATGTTTGGGCTTGATACGACACCAAATATGTACATCGTTCGTAATGGTTATTTACAAGCTGAATTTAAACAAGTGAAACCCGATATTTTACCCATTGCAGCCAGAAGCTTAGATAGTCTGATTTATGCGCAAACTAAAGGGGATTTGTATCATGAACTTTATATTAGTGCCTGTAATCATATTTATTCACATTTAACTTATATTGGTAATGATTTTACTGTCGAAGCTGACCAAAATATGTTTTTTGATCCTGTTTATATGGAGAAACTTTATGATTATGGTTACCAGCGTGTGTTAGATAATAACGTTTGGACACGTCAATTTGATGGAACAAAAGCGGGAAGTTGTGAGTCATTACATCAACCTACTGAGTTTATTGATCGTGTTAATACTCAAGCGAATTAA
- a CDS encoding DUF3313 family protein: MKKTNSIKLIMTAVLGMFIVGCASSIATKKDLASDDLPKDVKLKQVDYTKDSKGLQWVSSNLTPEYYHHLILPEVELNPDPNYDKQIPADVLNQLSKEISDALRADLSEHIKVTDKEGSHVAKLVIHVTRATTSPENLRVTEVLPIGAVVGAIKEAAGTRDRSVRIVITSQIFDSVTGAPLAERVSVLNANGVLENNASKLTYKDIKKDVDNFIKEVRTFVESAAYYAQQRPTKN; encoded by the coding sequence ATGAAAAAAACAAACAGTATTAAGCTAATAATGACAGCAGTTTTAGGAATGTTTATCGTTGGTTGTGCAAGCTCTATTGCGACAAAAAAAGATTTAGCCAGTGATGATTTGCCAAAAGATGTGAAGTTAAAGCAGGTTGATTACACTAAAGACAGTAAAGGTCTTCAATGGGTTTCTAGTAATTTAACACCGGAATATTATCATCACCTAATTTTACCAGAAGTCGAGTTAAATCCAGACCCTAATTATGATAAGCAAATTCCAGCTGACGTTTTAAACCAACTATCAAAAGAAATCTCAGATGCCTTAAGAGCGGATTTATCTGAACATATTAAAGTCACAGATAAAGAAGGATCTCATGTTGCTAAATTAGTGATTCATGTTACGAGAGCAACAACCAGCCCAGAAAATCTACGAGTGACAGAAGTACTTCCGATTGGCGCGGTTGTCGGTGCGATAAAAGAGGCGGCGGGTACTCGTGATCGAAGTGTGCGTATTGTTATCACCTCTCAGATTTTTGATAGTGTCACTGGGGCACCTTTAGCTGAAAGGGTTTCTGTTTTAAATGCTAATGGGGTGTTAGAGAATAATGCATCGAAGCTGACCTATAAAGATATCAAAAAGGATGTCGATAATTTTATTAAAGAGGTGAGAACATTTGTTGAATCTGCTGCTTATTATGCGCAGCAAAGACCGACAAAAAACTGA